The following are from one region of the Hymenobacter radiodurans genome:
- a CDS encoding reprolysin-like metallopeptidase, whose protein sequence is MLLGAVEAVAQVPKTIWADAAPASAAARILASGLTQFRAVRFQTSALRTALQAAPVIRKGAQLGQETVLSLPFPDGSSQRFQVTETAVLHPQLAARYPRIKTYTAQSLDNSTTTAHLDLTSAGFHAQILTGATTVYIDPAAPGDTVNHRVFYRAAMRPDGEACLTTDAKLKLPPASNELRSNGAQLRTYRLAVACTGEYAITKGGTKAAALSGIVTTINRVNGIYEQELAIQLQLVPTNDALLFLDPATDPYTNNNASDLLTENQRTTDALIGSANYDLGHVFGTRVGGLAYVGTVCDALFKASGTTGQADPSGDAFDVDFVAHELGHQFGADHTFNGTTGFCASSRVDSQAYEPGSGSSLMSYAGLCSPQNIQPSSFPYFHSRSLDQILDYVAAFGTCAQVTASGNRPPTVDAGGNFRIPFSTPFTLTGTGSDPDDDAVAYTWEQNDLGTAGNPATPTGDAPLFRFLPPSASTSRTFPDLGSLLGAAELPPGELLPTYARRLHFRLVARDQRRPAGGTDYDTTSVAVIGTAGPFLLKSPTAPTTWVAGTNQEVIWDVAGTDQAPINTAQVAILLSTDGGLTFPTTLTTATPNDGSETVLIPAGLSTTTARIKVQAAGNIFFAISPQNFTISGVLASSVSGVALGTVEVFPNPSTGVFQLEVHNQQSGPIRVLVTDAIGRIIRQETVAKSIAPLQYHLDLRSLSRGVYYLRLTMPQGTSVTRLLKE, encoded by the coding sequence ATGCTGTTGGGTGCAGTGGAAGCCGTTGCGCAAGTACCCAAGACTATATGGGCGGATGCTGCGCCTGCCTCTGCCGCCGCACGGATTTTGGCTTCCGGCCTAACTCAGTTTCGGGCAGTTCGCTTTCAGACGTCGGCTTTGCGGACAGCGCTACAAGCCGCTCCAGTTATTCGTAAAGGTGCTCAGCTCGGTCAGGAAACTGTGCTTTCGCTTCCTTTTCCAGATGGCTCCAGCCAACGCTTTCAGGTGACGGAAACTGCTGTGCTGCATCCTCAGCTAGCTGCTCGTTATCCACGCATTAAAACGTATACGGCGCAGAGCCTTGATAACTCGACAACTACAGCCCACCTCGATCTGACGTCCGCTGGGTTTCACGCACAAATATTGACTGGTGCCACAACTGTTTACATCGACCCTGCCGCGCCGGGTGACACCGTTAATCATCGGGTATTTTATCGAGCGGCGATGCGCCCGGATGGTGAGGCCTGTCTTACCACTGATGCAAAGCTGAAATTGCCCCCCGCTTCCAATGAGTTGCGGTCCAATGGCGCGCAGCTTCGGACTTACCGTTTGGCCGTGGCTTGTACGGGCGAATATGCGATAACTAAAGGCGGAACGAAGGCTGCTGCCCTGTCCGGCATCGTGACAACTATAAACCGGGTGAACGGTATTTATGAGCAGGAACTAGCCATTCAGCTGCAACTTGTGCCCACCAATGATGCTCTGCTTTTCCTTGATCCTGCCACCGACCCGTACACTAATAATAACGCGTCGGATTTGCTCACCGAGAACCAGCGCACCACGGATGCGCTGATTGGCTCGGCTAATTATGATCTGGGGCATGTGTTTGGTACGCGAGTTGGCGGGTTGGCTTACGTGGGCACCGTGTGCGATGCCTTATTCAAGGCGAGTGGCACTACAGGCCAGGCCGACCCCAGCGGCGACGCGTTCGATGTGGATTTTGTGGCGCATGAGCTAGGCCACCAGTTTGGGGCCGATCATACATTCAACGGTACCACCGGATTTTGTGCCAGCAGCCGCGTTGACAGCCAGGCGTATGAGCCGGGCAGTGGCAGCTCCCTGATGAGCTATGCGGGCCTGTGCTCGCCTCAGAATATTCAACCAAGCAGCTTCCCTTACTTCCATTCACGCAGCCTCGATCAGATCCTGGATTACGTGGCCGCGTTTGGCACCTGCGCTCAGGTTACGGCCAGCGGCAATCGGCCACCGACAGTGGATGCGGGGGGCAATTTTCGCATTCCCTTCAGCACACCTTTCACGCTCACCGGCACAGGCTCTGACCCTGATGACGACGCGGTAGCCTATACCTGGGAGCAGAACGACCTTGGGACCGCCGGCAACCCCGCTACTCCGACCGGTGATGCGCCCCTGTTCCGTTTTTTGCCCCCCAGCGCCTCTACTAGCCGGACATTTCCAGACCTCGGCAGCTTACTTGGAGCTGCCGAGCTGCCGCCTGGTGAGCTGTTGCCTACCTACGCCCGGCGCCTGCACTTTCGCTTGGTAGCCCGCGACCAGCGCCGGCCGGCCGGGGGCACCGATTATGATACGACCAGCGTAGCCGTGATCGGCACTGCTGGCCCGTTTCTGCTTAAATCTCCAACGGCGCCAACTACTTGGGTAGCCGGGACAAATCAAGAAGTCATTTGGGATGTGGCTGGTACAGACCAGGCGCCCATCAACACCGCGCAGGTGGCAATTCTGCTTTCTACCGATGGAGGACTCACTTTTCCTACCACGCTGACTACCGCTACGCCCAATGATGGTTCTGAGACGGTGCTAATTCCTGCTGGTCTGAGTACTACTACAGCCCGCATAAAGGTGCAGGCAGCGGGCAATATTTTCTTCGCCATCTCTCCACAGAACTTCACTATTTCCGGTGTACTGGCTAGCTCAGTCTCTGGCGTTGCACTTGGTACGGTGGAGGTTTTCCCTAATCCCAGCACTGGTGTCTTTCAACTAGAAGTGCACAACCAACAGTCAGGCCCCATTCGCGTGCTCGTTACGGATGCTATAGGGCGCATTATTCGCCAGGAAACAGTAGCTAAGTCAATAGCTCCGCTACAGTACCACCTCGACCTGCGCAGCCTGAGCCGGGGCGTTTATTATCTGCGCCTGACTATGCCCCAAGGTACCAGCGTAACACGCCTGCTGAAGGAATAG
- a CDS encoding helix-hairpin-helix domain-containing protein has product MPLRLQGQDYVRPAADLDRLVQELFAEIQSDEVAFEDVYETLLLYYQTPLNLNTASREELRGLLLLSETQISALLDHRQQLGPLLSLYELQSIVGFEQVRSIYRVAPFVTVQSGNQNAARGPLWQRILHEDNNALFLRYERGLQARRGYAAADTTSTGRPLSRYLGSPDKLLVRYRVSHTRDFSLGFTAEKDAGEPLIWKPGQGRLGADFYSAHFVVQERGRLKTLALGDYQLQFGQGLLLSSGLQVGKGAETITTLRRSSLGVRPYSSVLETSFFRGAAATVSLHKTVRATAFFSAKKVDANQQFATDSLAIYDTFSSGISTSGLHRTTTELANRKRLHEAVAGGNITYTSVGGDFAAGATLVGTHYDVALQRRPEPYNQFEFRGKDNLAVGLHYSYVLGNVLFFGETARSSSGGLGTVNGLLASLATNVEASILYRRYDRNFHTFYGQAFGENTRNINESGVYLGLKVRPAPRWEITGYYDQFWFPWLKYRVDAPSRGHDYLLRFSFAPTKTSQLYVQVRSRTKDQNADLTPSRSVPQPIPTERRSLLLFYDAAPSSSISLRTRLQGTHYRDDGATPHTGFLLAQDATVRLNRYLRLSARYALFDTDDYDTRQYAFEQDVLYAFSVPALFGRGTRTYALAEVKCTRHLTFWLRYAATQYRHQQVISSGLEEIEGSLRSDVKMQARYTF; this is encoded by the coding sequence TTGCCTCTGCGGCTTCAAGGGCAGGACTACGTGCGCCCCGCCGCCGATCTGGACCGGCTCGTGCAGGAATTGTTTGCCGAAATTCAGAGCGACGAGGTAGCTTTTGAAGATGTATATGAAACCCTGCTGCTTTATTATCAGACGCCTCTAAACCTGAATACAGCCAGCCGGGAAGAACTGCGAGGCTTACTATTGCTTTCGGAAACGCAGATTTCAGCCTTGCTGGATCATCGGCAGCAGCTTGGTCCGCTCCTGAGCTTGTATGAACTGCAAAGCATTGTGGGCTTTGAGCAAGTGCGCAGTATTTACCGCGTGGCACCTTTCGTAACGGTACAATCTGGAAACCAGAACGCTGCGCGTGGTCCGCTCTGGCAGCGTATACTGCACGAGGATAATAATGCCTTATTTCTGCGCTACGAGCGAGGTTTGCAGGCTCGTAGAGGCTATGCCGCCGCTGATACTACCAGCACCGGTCGACCACTTAGTCGCTATCTCGGCTCACCCGATAAGCTTTTGGTGCGTTATCGCGTCAGTCACACGCGCGACTTTAGTCTGGGTTTTACGGCGGAGAAAGATGCGGGTGAACCACTGATTTGGAAACCTGGGCAAGGGCGTCTGGGGGCCGATTTTTACTCCGCACACTTTGTGGTGCAGGAGCGAGGCCGACTCAAAACCCTGGCCTTGGGTGATTACCAGCTGCAATTTGGCCAGGGCTTACTGCTCTCATCGGGTTTGCAGGTAGGCAAGGGGGCTGAAACTATCACCACCCTGCGGCGCAGCAGCTTAGGTGTGCGACCCTATTCATCGGTGCTGGAAACGTCCTTCTTTCGTGGGGCGGCGGCAACCGTAAGCTTGCACAAGACCGTGCGCGCGACAGCGTTTTTCTCGGCCAAAAAAGTGGATGCAAATCAACAGTTTGCCACCGATTCGCTGGCCATCTACGATACATTTTCGTCGGGTATCAGCACCAGTGGCCTGCACCGCACCACTACTGAGTTGGCCAATCGGAAGCGTTTGCACGAAGCTGTAGCCGGCGGTAACATCACTTATACAAGTGTGGGGGGCGATTTTGCGGCCGGCGCTACCTTGGTAGGCACACACTATGACGTGGCTTTGCAGCGCCGTCCTGAGCCCTATAATCAGTTTGAGTTTCGGGGGAAAGATAACCTGGCGGTGGGCCTTCACTATAGCTATGTGCTCGGTAACGTGCTCTTTTTCGGTGAAACAGCGCGCTCCAGCAGCGGTGGCTTGGGCACCGTAAATGGCCTGTTGGCCAGTCTGGCCACCAACGTAGAAGCCTCCATCCTGTACCGCCGCTACGACCGCAACTTTCACACCTTTTACGGGCAGGCCTTTGGCGAAAATACGCGTAACATCAACGAAAGCGGGGTGTACCTGGGCCTAAAAGTGCGACCTGCGCCGCGCTGGGAAATAACCGGGTATTATGATCAATTCTGGTTTCCGTGGTTGAAGTATCGTGTTGATGCCCCCTCGCGCGGCCACGATTATTTGCTGCGCTTCTCGTTTGCGCCTACCAAAACCAGCCAACTCTATGTGCAAGTCCGCTCACGTACCAAAGACCAGAACGCCGACCTGACGCCCTCTCGCTCCGTGCCCCAGCCCATACCCACCGAGCGCCGCAGCCTGCTGCTTTTCTACGACGCCGCGCCCTCATCTAGTATCAGTCTGCGCACGCGTCTGCAAGGCACTCATTACCGCGACGACGGAGCCACGCCGCACACAGGTTTCCTGTTAGCCCAGGATGCCACCGTTCGCCTCAACCGCTATTTGCGCCTTAGCGCCCGCTACGCCCTCTTTGACACCGACGACTACGATACCCGGCAGTATGCTTTCGAGCAGGATGTGCTGTACGCCTTTTCGGTGCCCGCGCTCTTCGGTCGTGGTACGCGCACGTACGCGTTGGCGGAGGTAAAATGCACTCGCCACCTCACGTTCTGGCTGCGCTATGCTGCTACGCAATATCGCCATCAGCAAGTAATCAGCTCCGGCCTGGAAGAAATTGAGGGCTCCCTTCGTTCCGACGTGAAGATGCAGGCTCGTTACACATTTTAA